A genomic segment from Pelobates fuscus isolate aPelFus1 chromosome 7, aPelFus1.pri, whole genome shotgun sequence encodes:
- the LOC134568476 gene encoding gastrula zinc finger protein XlCGF57.1-like isoform X1, which yields MWQVFTSAEVRSSEGRDKNRTTLSKTMERSFKIKTKDSTNSPNSSNLSESYMSTKDIVNINSNYFACIECGKYFGTKAELVSHQRAHTGENRFLCSECGKCFTRNSTLVEHQRTHTGEKPFSCTECRKCFGQYANLVRHQSTHTGEKPFSCTECGKCFSLKEYLVRHQRTHTGEKPFACSECGKCFCSKSYLVIHQRTHTGEKPFSCTECGKCFGQSANLVCHQRTHTGEKPFACLECGKCYRLQTKLVRHQRTHTGEKPFSCSECGKCFSRKVLLVAHQRTHTGEKPFSCSECGKCFSLKEYLVTHQRTHTGEKPFSCSECGKCFSLKEYLVTHQRTHTGEKPFSCSECGKCFGQHANLLYHQRTHTGEKPFSCSECGKWFSRKQILVTHQRTHTGEKPFSCSECGKCFGQHASLLYHQRTHTGEKPFSCSECGKWFSRKEHLVTHQRTHTGDKAF from the exons ATGTGGCAG GTGTTTACATCAGCAGAAGTAAGAAGTTCTGAAGGGCGTGACAAGAACAGAACTACACTAAGCAAAACTATGGAGAGATCTTTTAAAATAAAGACCAAGGATTCCACCAACTCTCCAAACTCAAGCAATCTCTCAGAATCCTATATGTCTACAAAGGATATAGTAAACATAAACTCAAATTATTTTGCATGTATTGAATGTGGTAAATATTTTGGCACTAAAGCAGAGCTTGTTTCACATCAGAGAGCGCACACAGGGGAGAATCGTTTCTTatgctctgaatgtgggaaatgttttacccGTAATTCAACTCTAGTtgaacatcagagaactcacacaggagagaaacctttctcatgcacTGAATGTAGAAAATGTTTTGGCCAGTACGCAAACCTTGTTCGCCATCAGAGTACTCACACAGgcgagaaacctttctcatgtactgaatgtggaaaatgttttagtctTAAAGAATATCTTGttagacatcagagaactcacacaggagagaaaccctttgcatgctctgaatgtgggaaatgtttttgtTCTAAGTCATATCTTGTtattcatcagagaactcacacaggagagaaacctttctcatgcactgaatgtggaaaatgttttggccAGTCCGCAAACCTTGTTtgccatcagagaactcacacaggagagaaacccttTGCATGTttggaatgtgggaaatgttatcGCCTTCAGACTAAACTTGttagacatcagagaactcacacaggagagaaaccattctcgtgttctgaatgtggaaaatgttttagtcgTAAAGTACTTCTTGTtgcacatcagagaactcacacaggagagaaaccgttctcatgttctgaatgtggaaaatgttttagtctTAAAGAATATCTTGttacacatcagagaactcacacaggagagaaaccgttctcatgttctgaatgtggaaaatgttttagtctTAAAGAATATCTTGttacacatcagagaactcacacaggagagaaaccgttctcatgttctgaatgtggaaaatgttttggccAGCACGCAAACCTTCTTtaccatcagagaactcacacaggagagaaaccgttctcatgttctgaatgtggaaaatggttTAGTCGTAAACAAATACTTGttacacatcagagaactcacacaggagagaaaccgttctcatgttctgaatgtggaaaatgttttggccAGCACGCAAGCCTTCTTtaccatcagagaactcacacaggagagaaaccgttctcatgttctgaatgtggaaaatggttTAGTCGTAAAGAACATCTTGttacacatcagagaactcacacaggagataaAGCATTCTAA
- the LOC134568476 gene encoding oocyte zinc finger protein XlCOF6.1-like isoform X2, which produces MERSFKIKTKDSTNSPNSSNLSESYMSTKDIVNINSNYFACIECGKYFGTKAELVSHQRAHTGENRFLCSECGKCFTRNSTLVEHQRTHTGEKPFSCTECRKCFGQYANLVRHQSTHTGEKPFSCTECGKCFSLKEYLVRHQRTHTGEKPFACSECGKCFCSKSYLVIHQRTHTGEKPFSCTECGKCFGQSANLVCHQRTHTGEKPFACLECGKCYRLQTKLVRHQRTHTGEKPFSCSECGKCFSRKVLLVAHQRTHTGEKPFSCSECGKCFSLKEYLVTHQRTHTGEKPFSCSECGKCFSLKEYLVTHQRTHTGEKPFSCSECGKCFGQHANLLYHQRTHTGEKPFSCSECGKWFSRKQILVTHQRTHTGEKPFSCSECGKCFGQHASLLYHQRTHTGEKPFSCSECGKWFSRKEHLVTHQRTHTGDKAF; this is translated from the coding sequence ATGGAGAGATCTTTTAAAATAAAGACCAAGGATTCCACCAACTCTCCAAACTCAAGCAATCTCTCAGAATCCTATATGTCTACAAAGGATATAGTAAACATAAACTCAAATTATTTTGCATGTATTGAATGTGGTAAATATTTTGGCACTAAAGCAGAGCTTGTTTCACATCAGAGAGCGCACACAGGGGAGAATCGTTTCTTatgctctgaatgtgggaaatgttttacccGTAATTCAACTCTAGTtgaacatcagagaactcacacaggagagaaacctttctcatgcacTGAATGTAGAAAATGTTTTGGCCAGTACGCAAACCTTGTTCGCCATCAGAGTACTCACACAGgcgagaaacctttctcatgtactgaatgtggaaaatgttttagtctTAAAGAATATCTTGttagacatcagagaactcacacaggagagaaaccctttgcatgctctgaatgtgggaaatgtttttgtTCTAAGTCATATCTTGTtattcatcagagaactcacacaggagagaaacctttctcatgcactgaatgtggaaaatgttttggccAGTCCGCAAACCTTGTTtgccatcagagaactcacacaggagagaaacccttTGCATGTttggaatgtgggaaatgttatcGCCTTCAGACTAAACTTGttagacatcagagaactcacacaggagagaaaccattctcgtgttctgaatgtggaaaatgttttagtcgTAAAGTACTTCTTGTtgcacatcagagaactcacacaggagagaaaccgttctcatgttctgaatgtggaaaatgttttagtctTAAAGAATATCTTGttacacatcagagaactcacacaggagagaaaccgttctcatgttctgaatgtggaaaatgttttagtctTAAAGAATATCTTGttacacatcagagaactcacacaggagagaaaccgttctcatgttctgaatgtggaaaatgttttggccAGCACGCAAACCTTCTTtaccatcagagaactcacacaggagagaaaccgttctcatgttctgaatgtggaaaatggttTAGTCGTAAACAAATACTTGttacacatcagagaactcacacaggagagaaaccgttctcatgttctgaatgtggaaaatgttttggccAGCACGCAAGCCTTCTTtaccatcagagaactcacacaggagagaaaccgttctcatgttctgaatgtggaaaatggttTAGTCGTAAAGAACATCTTGttacacatcagagaactcacacaggagataaAGCATTCTAA